One region of Natronorubrum aibiense genomic DNA includes:
- a CDS encoding CBS domain-containing protein — MNIADIATTEYIEVDVGTRMGKVRSTFDNGNPKGIIVTDDGEYEGVISEREVLQSHVEDDAKVSALIKPSRNSPAPKVDRNEDVRETARVLIESNSKVAPVFEHGDLWGVISDDAILEAVLENLDTLTVEDVYSDDPVTLAEDDGIGKAINHLREHGISRLPVVNENGYLSGVVTTHDIADFVIRENHTTTTGDRVGDSQRLLDVPIYDIMTSPVATTTLDTTAKAAVEQMLEQDYAGLMVTPKDDDRVVIGVITKTDVLRALTFTEEEHMDVQITNISMLDTITRESIVQSIEDVSDKYADMQVMHAHVRFHEHNEKLRGTPLVQCQIRLRTNKGQVAGTGEGYGAENAFRVAIDKLERNVLEIKGITSDEEYRGQLLRKLNEL, encoded by the coding sequence ATGAATATCGCTGATATCGCTACCACGGAATATATCGAAGTCGACGTTGGCACGCGTATGGGAAAGGTCCGTTCGACCTTTGACAACGGCAATCCCAAGGGAATTATCGTTACCGATGACGGGGAGTACGAAGGCGTCATCAGCGAACGAGAGGTCCTCCAGTCACACGTCGAAGACGACGCCAAAGTCTCGGCGCTGATCAAACCTAGCCGCAACTCGCCGGCACCAAAAGTCGATCGGAACGAGGACGTCCGGGAGACCGCACGCGTCCTGATCGAGAGCAACTCGAAGGTCGCGCCGGTGTTCGAACACGGCGACCTCTGGGGCGTCATCAGCGACGATGCGATCCTCGAGGCCGTCCTCGAGAACCTCGATACGCTCACCGTCGAGGACGTCTACTCGGACGATCCGGTCACGCTCGCGGAAGACGACGGGATCGGCAAGGCGATCAACCACCTCCGAGAGCACGGCATCTCTCGCCTGCCCGTCGTCAACGAAAACGGCTACCTCTCCGGCGTCGTCACGACTCACGACATCGCCGACTTCGTCATCCGAGAGAACCACACGACGACGACCGGCGACCGCGTCGGCGACTCCCAGCGACTGCTCGACGTCCCCATCTACGACATTATGACCAGTCCCGTCGCGACGACGACGCTCGACACGACGGCCAAAGCCGCCGTCGAGCAGATGCTCGAGCAGGATTACGCCGGGCTGATGGTCACGCCCAAGGACGACGACCGCGTCGTCATCGGCGTCATCACCAAGACGGACGTCCTGCGGGCGCTGACGTTCACCGAAGAAGAACACATGGACGTCCAGATTACCAACATCTCGATGCTCGATACGATCACTCGAGAGTCGATCGTCCAGAGCATCGAGGACGTCTCGGATAAGTACGCCGACATGCAGGTGATGCACGCCCACGTGCGCTTCCACGAGCACAACGAGAAACTCCGTGGCACCCCACTCGTCCAGTGTCAGATTCGACTGCGGACGAACAAAGGACAGGTCGCCGGCACCGGCGAGGGCTACGGTGCGGAGAACGCTTTCCGCGTCGCCATCGACAAACTCGAGCGCAACGTCTTAGAGATCAAAGGCATCACGAGCGACGAGGAGTACCGCGGCCAACTCCTGCGGAAGCTGAACGAGCTGTAA
- a CDS encoding AEC family transporter, with amino-acid sequence MEVLGRLLALLVVLLLGTGLRATGILDAGRTTRLNAVAYYVALPALIFVSTYEQAIGTLLSTALVGGLLLVLFVTAGVAWLVHRNRDSKDRQSVAVIQSYHSNIGYLGVPLIAATFDQTVTAIASVILGVVTLVQLPLSVLILSTLNGADAAIGAKLRELATNPVLLTLLAGLSVGSLGLSVPGPAATGLDIVGSLALPLALLCVGASLEVDLPAVDYGATGSVVALKIVCMPALAWVVFSALAVDAATFTAAVVMFATPTAVSTFVFAAELGGDTEFASLNVFVTTLLSMGSLFLLISLVG; translated from the coding sequence ATGGAGGTTCTCGGTCGGCTGCTGGCATTGCTCGTCGTCTTGCTTCTCGGAACCGGACTGCGAGCGACTGGTATCCTCGACGCCGGCCGGACGACGCGATTGAACGCTGTGGCCTACTACGTCGCGCTGCCGGCGCTGATCTTCGTCTCCACGTACGAGCAGGCGATTGGGACGCTTCTGTCGACGGCGCTGGTCGGGGGGCTGTTGCTCGTTCTGTTCGTGACGGCGGGAGTCGCGTGGCTCGTGCATCGGAACCGCGACTCGAAGGACCGTCAGAGCGTGGCCGTAATCCAGTCGTATCACTCGAACATCGGCTATCTCGGCGTGCCGCTCATCGCCGCAACTTTCGACCAGACGGTGACGGCGATTGCCAGCGTGATCCTCGGAGTCGTGACGTTGGTCCAGTTGCCGCTGTCGGTGCTGATCCTCTCGACGCTCAACGGTGCCGACGCCGCGATCGGCGCGAAACTGCGCGAGCTGGCGACGAACCCGGTCTTGCTGACCCTGCTCGCCGGCCTGTCGGTCGGCTCGCTCGGTCTCTCAGTCCCCGGCCCCGCCGCGACCGGCCTCGATATCGTCGGCTCGCTGGCGCTCCCGCTCGCGCTGCTCTGTGTCGGGGCCTCACTCGAGGTCGACCTACCGGCGGTCGACTACGGTGCGACCGGCAGCGTCGTGGCACTGAAAATCGTCTGCATGCCAGCCCTCGCGTGGGTCGTCTTCTCCGCGCTGGCCGTCGACGCGGCGACGTTCACTGCAGCAGTCGTGATGTTTGCCACGCCGACGGCGGTCTCGACGTTCGTCTTCGCGGCCGAACTCGGCGGCGACACCGAGTTCGCGTCGCTGAACGTCTTCGTGACGACGCTGCTCTCGATGGGATCGCTGTTCCTGCTGATCTCGCTGGTCGGTTAA
- a CDS encoding lycopene cyclase domain-containing protein: MAPDISVFGRYTYLVTELFWGAVAVLLLRRADALRKAAITILALYPVAYVWDRYTLAVGVFDINLRTGIDIAGIPLEEHLFMAVVPGLVIGFHETIFGDEQS, encoded by the coding sequence ATGGCACCTGATATCAGCGTCTTCGGGCGATACACCTACCTCGTAACGGAGCTGTTCTGGGGAGCCGTCGCCGTCCTGTTGCTTCGGCGTGCGGACGCGCTCCGAAAAGCCGCTATCACGATCCTCGCACTGTACCCCGTCGCCTACGTCTGGGATCGCTACACGCTCGCCGTCGGCGTCTTCGACATCAACCTCCGAACAGGGATCGATATCGCTGGCATCCCGCTCGAGGAACACCTCTTTATGGCCGTCGTGCCGGGACTCGTTATCGGCTTTCACGAGACGATCTTCGGCGATGAACAGTCATAA
- a CDS encoding TVP38/TMEM64 family protein: MSVSPKRGRQLAAAVVFGTIVVASVLVSPGELFGVVESIAADPYLFGLVVIGLYLLRPLFVLPTTPLAVVVGYGYGVALGVPVALVGVVTTVVPVFLAARWLGAGATETATALRGGWFGALLERTGTTVSRYYETAGPVRGVVVSRLAPIPSDVSTCAAAVSDVRLRELVVGTAIGELPWTIAAVVVGASTATVTTDGLGELGVPLTVGCLLAAMALLAGPVYRLVRSWRRQRTVDS; encoded by the coding sequence ATGTCGGTATCGCCGAAACGAGGGCGACAGCTCGCCGCTGCAGTCGTATTCGGGACGATCGTCGTCGCGAGCGTCCTCGTTTCCCCGGGCGAACTGTTCGGGGTCGTCGAGTCGATCGCTGCCGATCCCTATCTGTTCGGGCTCGTTGTGATCGGTCTCTATCTTCTGCGACCGCTGTTCGTTCTGCCGACGACGCCGCTCGCGGTCGTCGTCGGCTACGGCTACGGCGTCGCCCTCGGGGTTCCGGTCGCGCTGGTCGGCGTCGTCACGACCGTCGTTCCCGTCTTTCTCGCTGCACGCTGGCTCGGCGCTGGAGCGACAGAGACAGCCACAGCGTTGCGGGGTGGCTGGTTTGGGGCACTACTCGAGCGAACTGGAACGACCGTCTCACGGTACTACGAGACTGCGGGACCGGTCCGCGGTGTCGTCGTCTCGCGGCTGGCACCGATCCCGTCGGACGTCTCGACGTGTGCGGCGGCGGTCAGCGATGTCCGACTTCGCGAACTCGTGGTCGGGACGGCCATCGGCGAACTGCCGTGGACGATCGCGGCGGTCGTCGTCGGTGCGTCGACGGCGACGGTGACGACGGACGGACTCGGCGAACTCGGCGTGCCACTGACGGTTGGCTGTCTGCTCGCTGCGATGGCGTTGCTCGCCGGACCCGTGTATCGACTCGTTCGATCGTGGCGACGCCAGCGGACTGTCGACTCATAA
- a CDS encoding GAF domain-containing protein has translation MNRGLGAPEMTHLRLLVIGSSPWLQTATAALENGDVTVRGPLEANAELEADTLDGVDCLLTDEPDVLAAIEPACAVVCAVESVDSKILDRLQDRGVTDVVRTSTVDTPALLEHRLQQAAQFETTRRTLSRQETRCQTLLEQSSDLLVITDVDGTITSIGPSAEQVLGTNPETVRDTSFVAHVHPEDTTVVRSALEDLRGRETGAQTTVEYRFQHADDGWFVHEAVLTNWLEADDEIVISIRDVTDRHQVERELDDSFERVTDAFCALDADRRLTYLNDQAASLLDVESAAVLGNDFLEEFPDLQGTDFHDAAIEAMRTQEHTSLEGYYEPTDRWYDVGLYPSPSGLSIYFRDVTERIERERALAARTERLETLVENVPVVLFVVDTDGTITLAEGRALERIDGCGPDLVGESVFDVFDAHSTILEDARTALDGHAAHSVTVLGDRVFEAWWQPIAADDTDAVGRVIGTAVDVTERTQYQETLNVLHEATRHLLTVESKQAACEYMVDVAADVLDLESVVYRFDEQQNELLPAAYAPGLESTVGAPPRLEPTESITWQTFISDTPSRFDDVRESPSVYDATTAARSGLYVPIGEHGVLVALDPDPGQYDDETFELAQLFAATAEAALDRIERTHRLHRRERELEQQNAHLERLNDANEVRQDIEQLLLMADSRTEIEQGICERLAALETCSFVWIGEPDPSGNQLHRRTQAGHDRDYLDAITVTTVDDSAAEPTGRAARTLDTVYVENIAGAVRDGTWRVEALSRNIQSVYTVPLVYDDFLYGVVSLYGDDRDAFDAPLRSMLEELGETIGYAIDAVKRKRALQTDGVAAVELELELEAETPLCRLAERLATRVEYEGETMRADGSSMVFATVDADVVPDDVATLEDLEGVRTVSVIAETGAETLLQLQCPDPFLGSAVDTQGGTLRSFVTDTTDNRAIVDVPESIEIRDVVTGLGRRGFPASLVARREQSTADLSTIDIATRNSLLERLTDRQREVVQTAYHGGFFEWPRQTTGESLADSLEISPPAFHKHVRAAEQKLFTALFDGSSNRG, from the coding sequence ATGAATCGCGGTCTCGGTGCCCCTGAGATGACTCACCTTCGGCTCCTCGTCATCGGTTCGTCGCCGTGGCTGCAGACGGCGACGGCCGCACTCGAGAACGGAGACGTGACGGTTCGTGGGCCGCTCGAAGCGAACGCCGAACTCGAGGCGGACACACTCGACGGCGTGGACTGTCTGCTGACCGACGAACCCGACGTGCTCGCTGCCATCGAACCGGCGTGTGCGGTCGTCTGTGCCGTCGAGTCTGTGGATAGCAAGATACTCGATCGCCTGCAAGACCGAGGTGTGACCGACGTCGTTCGGACATCGACGGTCGACACGCCGGCGCTGCTCGAACATCGGCTACAGCAGGCCGCCCAGTTCGAGACGACGCGCCGGACGCTCTCCCGACAGGAGACGCGGTGTCAGACGCTGCTCGAGCAGTCCTCGGATCTGCTGGTCATCACCGACGTCGACGGCACGATCACGTCCATCGGGCCATCGGCCGAACAGGTGCTCGGCACGAACCCGGAGACGGTGCGCGACACCTCGTTTGTGGCACACGTTCATCCGGAGGATACGACAGTGGTCCGAAGCGCACTCGAGGACCTTCGCGGACGGGAAACGGGCGCGCAGACGACCGTCGAGTACCGGTTTCAACACGCGGACGACGGCTGGTTCGTTCACGAAGCCGTCCTCACGAACTGGCTCGAGGCAGACGACGAGATCGTCATCTCGATCCGAGACGTTACGGACCGTCATCAGGTCGAACGGGAACTTGACGACTCGTTCGAACGGGTGACGGACGCGTTCTGTGCGCTCGACGCCGACCGACGACTGACGTATCTCAACGACCAAGCCGCGTCCCTCCTCGACGTCGAGTCGGCAGCGGTGCTCGGCAACGACTTCCTCGAGGAATTCCCCGACCTGCAAGGCACGGACTTCCACGACGCGGCGATCGAGGCGATGCGGACCCAAGAACACACGTCGCTCGAGGGCTACTACGAACCCACCGACCGCTGGTACGACGTCGGACTGTATCCCTCGCCGTCGGGGCTGTCGATCTACTTCCGGGACGTTACCGAGCGAATCGAGCGCGAACGGGCACTCGCCGCCCGGACGGAGCGACTGGAAACGCTCGTCGAGAACGTCCCCGTCGTGCTCTTCGTCGTCGACACCGACGGGACAATCACCCTCGCCGAAGGTCGTGCGCTCGAGCGCATCGATGGCTGTGGCCCCGACCTCGTTGGCGAGTCGGTGTTCGACGTGTTCGACGCTCACTCGACCATCCTCGAGGATGCACGAACCGCACTCGACGGCCACGCTGCCCACTCCGTGACAGTGCTCGGTGATCGCGTCTTCGAAGCGTGGTGGCAACCGATCGCCGCGGACGACACTGACGCCGTTGGGCGCGTGATCGGAACGGCCGTCGATGTCACCGAGCGCACGCAGTACCAGGAGACGCTCAACGTTTTGCACGAAGCCACGAGACATCTCCTGACCGTCGAATCGAAACAGGCCGCCTGCGAGTACATGGTCGACGTCGCCGCTGACGTCCTCGATCTCGAGAGCGTCGTCTACCGCTTCGACGAGCAGCAAAACGAACTGCTGCCGGCCGCCTACGCGCCGGGACTCGAGTCGACGGTCGGTGCGCCTCCTCGACTCGAGCCGACTGAGAGCATCACCTGGCAGACGTTCATCAGCGACACGCCCTCCCGATTCGACGACGTCAGGGAGTCGCCGTCGGTGTACGATGCGACGACGGCCGCCCGCAGCGGGCTCTACGTTCCGATCGGTGAACACGGCGTCCTCGTCGCGCTCGATCCCGACCCCGGTCAGTACGATGACGAGACGTTCGAACTCGCCCAACTGTTCGCCGCGACCGCCGAAGCCGCGCTCGATCGGATCGAGCGCACCCATCGGCTCCACCGGCGCGAACGAGAACTCGAGCAGCAAAACGCCCACCTCGAGCGACTGAACGACGCGAACGAGGTGCGACAGGATATCGAGCAACTGCTGTTGATGGCCGACTCCCGAACCGAGATCGAACAGGGGATCTGTGAGCGCCTCGCCGCCCTCGAAACCTGCTCGTTCGTCTGGATCGGCGAACCCGATCCGAGCGGGAATCAACTCCACAGGCGCACGCAGGCTGGCCACGACCGCGACTATCTCGACGCGATCACGGTGACGACTGTCGACGACTCCGCGGCCGAACCGACGGGGCGAGCAGCCCGGACGCTGGATACGGTGTACGTCGAGAACATCGCCGGCGCGGTTCGCGATGGCACCTGGCGAGTCGAAGCTCTCTCGCGGAACATCCAGTCCGTCTACACCGTCCCGCTCGTGTACGACGACTTCCTCTACGGCGTCGTCTCGCTCTACGGCGACGATCGAGACGCGTTCGACGCGCCGCTTCGCTCGATGCTCGAGGAACTCGGCGAGACCATCGGCTACGCCATCGACGCGGTCAAGCGAAAGCGCGCACTGCAGACCGACGGCGTCGCCGCGGTCGAACTCGAACTCGAACTGGAAGCCGAGACCCCACTGTGCCGACTCGCCGAGCGGCTGGCTACCCGCGTCGAGTACGAGGGAGAGACGATGCGAGCGGACGGCTCGTCGATGGTGTTCGCCACCGTCGACGCCGACGTCGTTCCCGACGACGTCGCGACACTCGAGGACCTCGAGGGCGTTCGAACCGTCTCGGTGATCGCTGAAACGGGCGCGGAGACGCTGCTCCAACTGCAGTGTCCGGACCCGTTTCTCGGCTCCGCCGTCGACACACAGGGCGGAACGCTTCGGTCGTTCGTCACCGACACCACCGACAACCGGGCGATCGTCGACGTCCCGGAGTCGATCGAGATCAGGGACGTCGTAACGGGCCTCGGCCGTCGCGGATTTCCGGCGTCGCTGGTCGCCCGTCGCGAGCAGTCGACGGCCGACCTGTCGACGATCGACATCGCCACGCGGAACTCGCTGCTCGAGCGACTGACCGACCGCCAGCGGGAGGTCGTCCAGACGGCTTACCACGGCGGCTTCTTCGAGTGGCCCCGCCAGACCACCGGCGAATCTCTCGCGGATTCGCTCGAGATTTCGCCACCCGCGTTTCACAAACACGTCAGAGCCGCCGAGCAGAAGCTCTTTACCGCGCTGTTCGACGGGTCTTCGAACCGTGGTTAA
- a CDS encoding CAP domain-containing protein — MMDRRPAAASPDGDRSDRAVIGALLRFFVAVAVVGALALGTAVLAPTVLEDLGVDDTEFTVPDSVDTDSLPSPSSDPPPAGERNPSVTDPADPNESTYQTDVETVDSATVEDFVHAEVNDRRAEHGLEPLEWDGTVASVSRAHSYDMADREYFDHTNPDGQAPMDRFTDVDDYCRGYGENIAQTWVDRPVEDPGTGDTVQHQTAEGLATGLVNQWMNSTPHRQAILEEGNTPAWDRGGVGVYIADDGSVYASHNFCVEW; from the coding sequence ATGATGGATCGACGTCCTGCAGCCGCCTCGCCCGACGGTGACCGCTCGGATCGGGCCGTCATCGGTGCACTCCTTCGGTTTTTCGTCGCTGTCGCCGTCGTCGGCGCACTCGCCCTTGGAACTGCAGTGCTGGCACCGACCGTTCTCGAGGATCTCGGCGTCGACGACACCGAGTTCACGGTCCCTGATTCGGTCGACACGGACTCGTTGCCGTCACCGAGTTCAGATCCGCCGCCGGCCGGCGAGCGCAACCCCTCAGTAACCGATCCGGCCGATCCGAACGAGTCGACTTATCAGACTGACGTCGAGACGGTCGACTCCGCCACCGTCGAGGACTTCGTCCACGCCGAGGTCAACGATCGGCGGGCCGAGCACGGACTCGAGCCACTCGAGTGGGACGGGACGGTCGCGTCCGTCTCCCGCGCCCACAGCTACGATATGGCTGATCGGGAGTACTTTGACCATACCAATCCCGACGGGCAAGCACCGATGGACCGCTTTACCGACGTCGACGACTACTGTCGGGGCTACGGCGAGAACATCGCTCAGACGTGGGTCGATCGACCCGTCGAAGACCCCGGAACCGGCGACACCGTCCAGCACCAGACTGCAGAAGGACTCGCGACCGGGCTCGTCAATCAGTGGATGAACTCTACGCCACACCGACAGGCGATCCTCGAGGAGGGCAACACACCCGCTTGGGACCGCGGTGGCGTCGGCGTTTATATCGCCGACGACGGATCGGTCTACGCATCGCACAACTTCTGTGTCGAGTGGTGA
- a CDS encoding DUF7115 domain-containing protein: MSVPGIVHSTLDGEDIAARVSLGGDDELFITPSSTLVYNSEGLLSDESVDEYPHDADRLTLSEGRRKTAFTLEYPLEGTKKFTVPASKTDAVLHPVLAGVLNGNGITEPGETVVQTYRFSELTLIITSDRLVKHIGAAVWDGDYEEYQFEDVTGLAFEDGSVATQIVLTVEGRPQRIKAPNEEANDLRERLKRALFEYHDVGSLEQLNEVVGDGESEPDRGRASVDFGDGVDPLDANPPELDADVGSDTADDATEPTPAASDPLAEGATAAGTAEPEPEAQTHTSDTGETSVGHVQQDPSQARPSEANASTQAEPDTEPADTSVEMLTDTSPEPTTDHADADAVAAASDSARADRPVDLETTPFLGDDSDTATDTDDAPADVDQVSNTELLERLESLEATVDRQTETIERQQQTIEQLIAELRTRR; encoded by the coding sequence ATGAGCGTTCCCGGAATCGTCCACTCTACTCTGGATGGCGAGGATATCGCCGCGCGGGTCTCTCTTGGCGGTGACGACGAACTGTTTATCACCCCCTCGAGCACCCTCGTCTACAACTCCGAAGGCCTCCTGAGCGACGAATCGGTCGATGAATACCCCCACGACGCCGATCGACTGACGCTCTCGGAAGGGCGACGCAAAACTGCATTCACGCTCGAATACCCACTCGAGGGGACCAAGAAATTCACCGTTCCCGCGAGCAAGACCGACGCAGTCCTCCATCCGGTGCTCGCCGGCGTATTGAACGGCAACGGGATCACCGAGCCGGGCGAAACGGTCGTCCAGACCTACCGTTTTAGCGAACTGACGTTGATAATCACGAGCGATCGGCTGGTCAAACACATCGGTGCGGCGGTCTGGGACGGCGACTACGAAGAGTACCAGTTCGAAGATGTGACCGGACTGGCCTTCGAAGATGGCAGCGTCGCCACCCAGATCGTTCTCACGGTCGAGGGCCGTCCCCAGCGGATCAAAGCGCCCAACGAGGAAGCGAACGATCTCCGGGAACGGCTCAAGCGTGCACTGTTCGAGTACCACGACGTCGGCTCGCTCGAGCAACTCAACGAAGTGGTGGGCGACGGCGAGTCGGAACCGGATCGTGGCCGTGCGTCGGTCGACTTCGGCGACGGCGTCGACCCGCTCGATGCGAACCCGCCCGAACTGGATGCTGACGTCGGCAGCGACACCGCCGATGACGCGACCGAGCCAACCCCCGCCGCATCCGACCCCCTTGCAGAGGGGGCGACGGCCGCCGGCACAGCCGAGCCCGAACCCGAGGCACAAACGCACACCTCCGACACAGGCGAGACGAGTGTCGGGCACGTCCAGCAAGACCCCTCGCAGGCTCGGCCGAGCGAAGCGAACGCATCTACACAAGCGGAGCCAGACACCGAACCGGCGGATACCTCAGTCGAGATGCTGACAGACACATCGCCCGAACCGACGACTGATCACGCCGATGCCGACGCCGTCGCGGCTGCGTCAGACAGCGCTCGAGCGGACCGTCCTGTCGACCTCGAGACGACCCCGTTTCTCGGTGACGACAGCGACACTGCGACGGACACCGACGACGCCCCCGCAGACGTCGATCAGGTCTCCAACACGGAACTCCTCGAGCGCCTCGAGTCACTCGAGGCGACCGTCGACCGACAGACGGAGACGATCGAGCGCCAACAGCAGACGATCGAGCAGCTAATCGCGGAACTACGCACACGTCGGTAA
- a CDS encoding YihY/virulence factor BrkB family protein: MDVSETLTTVYQTANDRDISFLAAGFAYYAFVSLIPLVLLALVVGSLLGGEDAAERLILVAGDFLPAAGEDLVTDALTTESGRAEATVVALVVATWGALKVFRGLSLAFDKVYDEVAEDTLVDQIKDGLTVIVAGAGAMALMIVIGTILGFAADLVPFAGLLSWVTLLIGLVLVFLPIYYVLPPVPVTVTDVLPGAIFAAVGWTILQVGFQLYAANAGQYQAYGAVGVVLLFVTWLYFAGMLILFGAVLNVVLSRPALAEQSA, encoded by the coding sequence ATGGACGTCTCTGAGACGCTCACCACGGTTTATCAGACGGCGAACGACCGCGACATCTCCTTTCTCGCGGCCGGATTCGCCTACTACGCGTTCGTCTCGCTGATCCCGCTGGTCTTGCTCGCACTCGTCGTCGGTTCGTTACTCGGCGGAGAAGACGCGGCTGAGCGGCTGATCCTCGTCGCCGGTGATTTCCTCCCTGCCGCGGGTGAAGATCTCGTCACCGACGCGTTGACGACCGAATCCGGGCGCGCAGAAGCGACCGTCGTCGCGCTGGTCGTCGCCACCTGGGGTGCGCTCAAGGTCTTTCGCGGCCTCAGCCTCGCGTTCGATAAGGTCTACGACGAAGTCGCCGAAGACACGCTCGTCGACCAGATCAAAGACGGACTCACCGTAATCGTCGCTGGTGCGGGCGCGATGGCGTTGATGATCGTGATCGGGACGATCCTCGGGTTCGCCGCCGATCTCGTGCCGTTTGCCGGCCTGTTGAGTTGGGTCACGCTACTGATCGGACTCGTACTCGTGTTTCTGCCGATCTACTACGTCCTCCCGCCCGTTCCGGTGACGGTCACTGACGTTCTCCCCGGCGCCATCTTCGCTGCCGTGGGCTGGACGATTCTTCAGGTCGGGTTCCAGCTCTATGCCGCCAACGCCGGCCAGTATCAGGCCTACGGGGCAGTCGGCGTCGTCTTGCTCTTCGTCACCTGGCTGTATTTCGCCGGCATGTTGATCCTCTTTGGCGCGGTGCTCAACGTCGTGCTCTCGAGACCAGCGCTGGCCGAGCAGTCAGCCTGA
- the radB gene encoding DNA repair and recombination protein RadB gives MNDEPIPTGCGPVDELLGGGFERGTVTQLYGPPAAGKTNLALSAAVETAADGGTAVYIDTEGVSVDRFQQLLSARVDDGDLEAVASRIVIEDALDFEEQAEAVRDAEGFAERADLIVLDSATGFYRLERTADGNEGDALRSVARQVTHLLSLARKHELAVVLTNQVFSDPDADRTRALGGNTLEHWTGVVLRLERFRGGNRRATLEKHRSKSAGESVQFRITDRGLEGGAESPRR, from the coding sequence GTGAACGACGAGCCGATCCCGACCGGCTGTGGTCCGGTCGACGAGTTACTCGGTGGTGGGTTCGAGCGCGGGACCGTTACGCAACTGTACGGCCCGCCAGCCGCGGGCAAGACCAATCTGGCACTCTCCGCAGCCGTCGAGACGGCCGCCGACGGCGGCACTGCGGTCTACATCGACACCGAAGGCGTCTCAGTCGATCGATTCCAGCAGCTGTTGTCTGCCCGCGTCGACGACGGCGATCTCGAGGCCGTCGCTTCGAGGATCGTCATCGAAGACGCGCTCGATTTCGAGGAACAGGCCGAAGCCGTCCGCGATGCCGAAGGGTTCGCTGAACGAGCGGACCTGATCGTCCTCGACAGCGCAACCGGCTTCTATCGCCTCGAGCGAACTGCAGACGGGAACGAAGGTGACGCGCTGCGAAGCGTCGCCCGACAGGTGACCCATCTCCTCTCGCTGGCCCGGAAACACGAGCTGGCGGTCGTGCTCACGAATCAGGTCTTTTCGGACCCCGACGCCGACCGCACGCGCGCGCTCGGTGGAAATACGCTCGAGCACTGGACCGGCGTCGTCCTTCGACTCGAGCGATTTCGCGGCGGGAACCGACGGGCGACCCTCGAGAAACACCGCTCGAAGTCGGCTGGCGAATCGGTGCAGTTCCGGATTACGGATCGCGGCCTCGAGGGCGGTGCCGAGTCGCCGCGGCGCTAA
- a CDS encoding HalOD1 output domain-containing protein encodes MTEMTPRSSSLSTDDCYTVQYDRLDTEPLSVAIVDAVATFCDEEITALEPLHYTVNTDALERLFEPRANGLRSGGSVAFEYHDCLVTVSADGEITVESNSFDRY; translated from the coding sequence ATGACTGAAATGACTCCACGTTCATCGTCTCTGTCGACAGACGACTGCTACACTGTACAGTACGATCGACTCGATACTGAACCACTGAGCGTCGCCATCGTCGACGCCGTTGCGACGTTCTGCGACGAAGAGATAACCGCACTCGAGCCGCTTCACTATACGGTCAACACTGACGCGCTGGAGCGACTGTTCGAACCACGTGCGAACGGGCTTCGATCCGGTGGGTCTGTCGCATTCGAGTACCACGACTGTCTGGTGACCGTCAGCGCTGACGGCGAGATCACCGTCGAATCGAACTCGTTCGACCGCTACTGA
- a CDS encoding DUF5830 family protein: protein MDRDEPGTDTAVDADDDRVALGLALLERLEHESLPLPEIIDRIETVTSDPTVTRTILDEAELRGIIDREDGIIRPKSRQYVRFEQDVVTKEGDFSCQRCGSGLSTGYFINLDAGELGPFGSSCIRKVTGRED from the coding sequence ATGGACCGTGACGAGCCCGGGACCGACACGGCCGTTGATGCCGACGACGACCGGGTCGCACTCGGACTGGCGCTGCTCGAGCGACTCGAACACGAGTCGCTCCCGCTTCCCGAGATCATCGACCGGATCGAGACGGTGACGAGCGATCCGACGGTGACGCGAACGATTCTCGACGAGGCGGAACTCCGGGGGATCATCGATCGCGAGGACGGAATCATCCGGCCGAAGAGCCGCCAATACGTACGCTTCGAGCAGGACGTTGTTACGAAAGAAGGTGACTTCTCGTGCCAGCGCTGTGGTTCGGGACTGTCGACGGGCTACTTCATCAACCTCGACGCCGGCGAACTGGGACCGTTCGGCTCCTCGTGTATCCGGAAAGTGACGGGACGCGAGGACTGA